One Deinococcus psychrotolerans genomic window carries:
- a CDS encoding TrkH family potassium uptake protein, which yields MTRRLRLTTRYPAQLLIVGVILLLIVGTLGLLSPAAHRGPLSWVDALLLATSAVATTGLSSVNVAEVLTPAGQLWLTLLIELGALALLVLGFGFVGLGRQGLVGRLGISADLGMGAGQDFRGLIRRVVLLTLGIQFAGVVLLLPNMVQLEGLVRGLRYALMHAVMAFGNAGFGMWPDGAARLNAFSLFIIMALVVLGGTGFVALDEIERHLRGRFERRLRPPPLSIQTRVALKMTAALLVGGAVLFVVLEWQRPGTLGLLPIPDKLLQATFQSTVSRSAGFATLDYGKFSEPTLLLIMALMFVGGSPGSTAGGIKTTTAAVLLAATRAVLRQERDPHLAGRRIPPATLMRALTVVTLALLAVVTGTLALMFTDSAQPSLALAFEALSAFTTSGLSVNLTPHLSPVGKLVLVVLMFLGRVGFLSLLLAFRPARSLAVQLPETHELTVG from the coding sequence ATGACGCGCCGTCTGCGCCTGACAACCCGCTATCCCGCCCAACTGCTGATCGTCGGAGTGATCCTTTTACTGATCGTCGGCACACTGGGGCTTCTTTCCCCCGCCGCGCACCGCGGGCCGCTCAGCTGGGTAGACGCGCTGCTGCTGGCCACCAGCGCTGTGGCCACCACCGGCCTGAGCAGCGTCAACGTGGCCGAAGTGCTCACGCCCGCTGGGCAACTCTGGCTGACCCTGCTGATCGAGCTGGGCGCATTGGCCCTGCTGGTACTGGGCTTCGGCTTCGTGGGACTGGGTCGGCAGGGCCTGGTGGGGCGGCTGGGCATTTCGGCAGACCTGGGGATGGGCGCGGGGCAAGACTTCCGGGGCCTGATCCGGCGTGTGGTGCTGCTCACACTCGGTATTCAATTTGCGGGCGTGGTGCTGCTGCTGCCCAATATGGTGCAGCTCGAAGGCTTGGTACGCGGCCTGCGGTACGCCCTGATGCACGCAGTGATGGCCTTTGGCAATGCCGGTTTCGGAATGTGGCCAGACGGTGCGGCCCGCCTCAATGCCTTCTCGCTGTTCATTATTATGGCGCTGGTTGTCCTAGGCGGCACCGGCTTCGTGGCTCTTGACGAGATCGAGCGGCATCTGCGGGGCCGCTTTGAGCGCCGCCTGCGACCCCCTCCCCTCTCGATCCAGACTCGCGTGGCTCTGAAGATGACGGCGGCACTCCTGGTGGGCGGCGCGGTGCTATTCGTTGTGCTGGAATGGCAGAGGCCAGGCACGCTCGGTCTGCTCCCCATTCCCGACAAACTGCTTCAAGCCACTTTTCAGAGCACGGTGAGTCGTTCGGCGGGATTTGCCACGCTGGATTACGGCAAATTCTCCGAGCCGACGCTGCTGCTGATCATGGCGCTGATGTTTGTGGGCGGCAGCCCTGGCTCCACGGCGGGCGGCATCAAGACCACCACGGCTGCCGTGCTGCTGGCGGCCACGCGTGCAGTGCTGCGCCAAGAGCGCGATCCCCATCTGGCAGGCCGCCGCATTCCCCCGGCCACCCTGATGCGGGCGCTGACCGTGGTGACGCTGGCCCTGCTGGCGGTGGTTACCGGCACCCTGGCGCTGATGTTCACCGATTCGGCACAACCTTCTCTGGCCTTGGCCTTCGAGGCGCTCAGCGCCTTCACCACGTCCGGTCTCAGCGTCAATCTGACACCGCACCTCTCGCCGGTCGGGAAGCTGGTGCTGGTCGTGCTGATGTTCCTGGGCCGAGTGGGTTTTCTATCACTGCTGCTGGCCTTTCGCCCGGCCAGGTCGCTTGCAGTACAGTTGCCGGAAACGCACGAACTGACGGTGGGCTGA
- a CDS encoding redoxin domain-containing protein, which produces MPIRQFLMAPLLGALLLGSFGSALKTGQTPPKLQGGPWLNTPTPEGYSLESLRGKVVLVNFWVYSCINCHNSLPTLSNWYSKYHDQGLEIIGVHTPEFESDKPLENVRAALLQDKVVWPVLQDNALSNWQAWKNQYWPAFYFIDRKGTVRAIHNGEISSRFPGAIPGLEATLKTLLAEK; this is translated from the coding sequence ATGCCGATTCGTCAGTTTCTCATGGCCCCACTGCTCGGGGCGCTGCTGCTGGGCAGTTTTGGCAGCGCCTTAAAGACCGGGCAAACGCCCCCCAAACTTCAAGGTGGTCCCTGGCTCAACACTCCCACGCCTGAGGGCTACAGCTTGGAGAGCCTGCGCGGCAAAGTCGTGCTGGTCAATTTCTGGGTGTATTCGTGCATCAATTGCCACAACAGCCTCCCCACACTCAGCAACTGGTACAGCAAATACCACGATCAGGGACTGGAAATCATCGGTGTTCACACTCCCGAATTCGAGTCCGACAAGCCGCTCGAAAATGTCAGGGCGGCGTTGCTTCAAGACAAGGTGGTGTGGCCGGTTCTCCAAGACAATGCTCTGAGTAACTGGCAGGCCTGGAAGAACCAGTACTGGCCCGCCTTTTATTTTATTGACCGCAAGGGGACGGTGCGGGCGATTCACAACGGCGAAATTTCCAGCCGTTTTCCCGGCGCGATCCCAGGTTTAGAGGCGACGCTCAAGACGCTATTGGCCGAGAAATGA
- a CDS encoding thioredoxin family protein translates to MKKLTVNWLSAATLLALTPAALAAEAPKVGVYESYSQVAFDAAKDQQRVLFFAASWCPNCRAADADIMAKLSQIPAKVVIFKTDYDKELALKKKYGITAQHTFVLVDADGKALKKWAGGGLKQIISKTEQTAPAQ, encoded by the coding sequence ATGAAGAAATTAACCGTAAATTGGCTGTCTGCCGCCACTCTTCTCGCTCTTACTCCCGCTGCTCTGGCTGCTGAAGCGCCCAAAGTTGGCGTTTATGAATCATACAGCCAGGTTGCCTTCGACGCGGCTAAAGATCAGCAGCGGGTCTTGTTCTTCGCCGCTTCTTGGTGCCCCAATTGCCGGGCCGCCGACGCTGACATCATGGCCAAGCTCAGCCAGATTCCGGCTAAAGTGGTGATTTTCAAGACCGATTACGATAAGGAACTCGCGCTCAAAAAGAAATACGGTATCACTGCTCAGCACACTTTCGTTCTGGTGGACGCCGACGGCAAGGCGCTTAAGAAATGGGCCGGCGGCGGCTTGAAGCAGATCATTTCCAAAACAGAACAGACCGCGCCCGCTCAGTGA
- a CDS encoding sensor histidine kinase KdpD has product MRRPPQPGGKAVPDAESPSERSPQPLTLPGQSGGSAAPVRGVHKVFIGMAAGVGKTYRALSELRERLGRGEDALIGIVETHGRPETIRAAEGLPLFPRRVILHGGTELSELDVPGLLARRPEVVLVDELAHTNAPGSERQKRWQDVEVLLAAGITVLSTVNVQHLESLNDTVARLTGVRVRERIPDAVLSEATELVLVDLTPHDLRARMKAGHVYGPEKVDQALGNFFTSPNLMALREIALRQVASVVEQAAPTGSPGVHEIVVVAIAAEESAGRLIRRGGQLAARLHGALHVVTIRGPRITAEQSRLLDIYRALTGALGGQFEVLGGESGVAAALIDYVGRSRATQVFMGETSRSRWAELWRGDLIKQVLRGTRGVDVHVISRD; this is encoded by the coding sequence ATGCGGCGGCCCCCACAGCCGGGCGGTAAGGCGGTGCCGGATGCCGAGTCTCCTTCTGAGCGCTCCCCACAGCCGCTGACCCTTCCCGGTCAGTCGGGCGGGTCAGCCGCTCCTGTGCGCGGCGTCCACAAGGTCTTTATCGGCATGGCGGCGGGCGTCGGTAAGACTTACCGCGCCCTCAGCGAACTGCGCGAGCGGCTGGGCAGGGGCGAGGACGCCCTGATCGGTATCGTGGAAACCCACGGACGCCCCGAGACTATCCGCGCTGCCGAGGGGCTGCCGCTGTTTCCCCGCCGGGTGATCCTTCACGGCGGCACCGAACTGAGCGAGCTGGACGTGCCGGGTCTGCTGGCCCGCCGCCCCGAAGTGGTGCTGGTCGACGAGCTGGCCCACACCAACGCCCCCGGCAGCGAGCGCCAGAAACGCTGGCAAGACGTCGAAGTGCTGCTGGCGGCGGGCATCACCGTGCTGTCTACCGTCAACGTGCAGCATCTGGAATCGCTCAACGATACCGTGGCCCGGCTGACCGGCGTGCGGGTACGCGAGCGGATTCCCGACGCCGTGCTGAGTGAAGCCACCGAACTGGTGCTGGTCGATTTGACGCCGCACGATCTCCGCGCCCGGATGAAGGCTGGTCACGTCTACGGCCCCGAAAAAGTGGATCAAGCGCTGGGCAATTTCTTTACCTCACCCAACTTGATGGCGCTGCGCGAAATCGCTCTGCGGCAAGTGGCGAGCGTGGTGGAGCAGGCCGCCCCTACCGGCAGCCCCGGCGTTCACGAAATCGTCGTCGTCGCCATTGCCGCCGAGGAAAGTGCTGGGCGCTTGATTCGCCGGGGCGGTCAACTGGCCGCCCGGCTGCACGGTGCGCTGCATGTGGTCACCATTCGCGGCCCGCGCATCACGGCTGAGCAGTCGCGTCTGCTCGACATCTACCGCGCCCTGACGGGAGCGCTGGGCGGCCAATTTGAAGTGCTGGGCGGCGAGAGCGGGGTGGCTGCCGCGTTGATCGACTATGTCGGGCGCTCGCGGGCCACCCAAGTCTTCATGGGCGAAACCAGCCGCTCACGCTGGGCCGAACTCTGGCGCGGCGATTTGATCAAACAAGTTCTGCGCGGCACGCGGGGTGTGGATGTGCATGTGATCAGCCGGGATTAA
- a CDS encoding sensor histidine kinase, producing MLEELRPGIEERHLIVERDLEAVRLWGRAHNLKRAVQNLLDNAVKLSPTSSTLHVSLAKDDEASLSVQDEGPGVSTFRQPQLFQRFLGGGAGSGTGLELYLTRRIAEAQGGQIRYTRTSKDRSPFTLMMPVAGEPVAGGKGHA from the coding sequence GTGCTAGAAGAATTGCGCCCCGGCATAGAGGAGCGCCACTTGATCGTGGAGCGTGATTTGGAGGCTGTGAGGTTGTGGGGACGGGCCCACAACCTCAAACGCGCCGTGCAGAATCTGCTGGACAATGCGGTGAAACTTAGCCCGACTAGCAGCACCCTACACGTTTCGCTGGCCAAAGACGACGAGGCCAGCCTGAGTGTGCAGGACGAGGGGCCGGGCGTGTCGACGTTCCGTCAGCCGCAACTTTTTCAGCGCTTCTTGGGTGGCGGCGCGGGCAGCGGCACCGGGCTGGAACTCTATCTGACCCGCCGCATCGCCGAGGCCCAGGGCGGCCAGATCCGTTACACCCGCACCAGCAAGGACCGCAGCCCCTTCACGCTGATGATGCCCGTCGCTGGCGAGCCTGTTGCTGGAGGAAAGGGCCATGCCTGA
- the kdpF gene encoding K(+)-transporting ATPase subunit F → MRLPEISDPAVSQVANPTGHQTDSQRGGASLAWAGMNVFLLVMVVLLCGYLLYSLIRPDKF, encoded by the coding sequence TTGAGGCTACCTGAAATCAGCGATCCGGCGGTTAGCCAAGTGGCCAATCCGACTGGCCATCAGACGGATAGTCAGCGGGGAGGCGCTAGCTTAGCGTGGGCGGGTATGAATGTCTTCTTGCTCGTGATGGTGGTGCTGCTGTGCGGCTACCTGCTCTACTCGCTGATCCGCCCGGACAAGTTCTGA
- the kdpA gene encoding potassium-transporting ATPase subunit KdpA, which yields MDIFLTFVLVFLLAWPMGLYISRFMRGERTFLDFLNPIEGAFYRLMGVRLNKQGQAQGMDWRGYARAMLFSNLVVGLVAYLIYTLQAGLPLNPDKIANMPWYLALNTAASFITNTNWQNYSGQSQLSYLSQTVGITALQFMTPAAGGAVMFALLRGLMGGDKNQPGNLGNYYVDITRITTRLLVPLCFISALLLTSQGVPSTFSGAKTAQLVQSQTITVDNKAQTITTQTIPVGPVAAMVAIKQLGTNGGGWYGPNSTVPLENPTPLSNLIETISLILIPVALVFALGTFLRRPRFGVMVLGVMSLLSAVLTFSVIMAERAPNTALAGLAASGPNLEGKEVRLGADATALWSSLTTSTSNGSVNGMHDSFTPLGGIVPQINMFLNDIYGGIGVGFLNMFVFVVLTVFIAGLMVGRTPELFGRKIEVREMKIAALVILLQPLLILGLTAISLSVPSITANLNPGFHGLSEVLYAFNSMYANNGSAFAGLGTGNSVWYNVSGACELILARFLPIFGPLAIAGLLSVKKVAPETSGTLRVDTPIFATTLLTVMLLLQLLNFGPALVLGGVSEQLVGQAAARKPTASSPVLPNDLQAQLSRGTK from the coding sequence ATGGACATCTTCCTGACATTCGTTCTCGTTTTTCTGCTGGCCTGGCCGATGGGCCTCTATATCTCCCGCTTCATGCGCGGCGAGCGCACCTTCCTCGATTTCCTAAACCCAATAGAGGGGGCTTTTTACCGCCTGATGGGTGTGCGCCTCAACAAGCAGGGCCAGGCGCAGGGCATGGACTGGCGCGGTTACGCCCGCGCGATGCTGTTTTCCAACCTGGTGGTCGGGCTGGTGGCGTACCTGATCTACACCTTGCAGGCCGGGCTGCCGCTCAACCCTGACAAGATCGCCAACATGCCCTGGTATCTGGCGCTCAACACAGCGGCCAGCTTCATCACCAATACCAACTGGCAAAATTATTCGGGCCAGTCGCAACTGAGCTATCTCTCACAGACGGTAGGCATCACCGCCCTCCAGTTCATGACGCCCGCAGCGGGTGGGGCCGTGATGTTCGCTCTGCTGCGCGGGTTGATGGGCGGCGACAAGAACCAGCCCGGCAACCTCGGCAACTACTACGTGGACATCACCCGCATCACCACCCGGCTGCTGGTGCCGCTCTGCTTTATCTCGGCGCTGCTCCTGACTTCTCAGGGCGTGCCCAGCACCTTCAGCGGTGCGAAGACGGCCCAACTGGTGCAGTCTCAGACCATCACGGTAGACAACAAGGCCCAGACCATCACCACCCAGACCATTCCGGTCGGCCCGGTGGCAGCGATGGTAGCTATCAAGCAGCTCGGCACCAACGGCGGCGGCTGGTACGGCCCCAACAGCACGGTGCCGCTGGAAAATCCCACCCCGCTGAGCAACCTGATCGAAACCATCTCGCTGATCCTGATTCCAGTGGCGCTGGTCTTTGCGCTCGGCACCTTCTTACGCCGCCCGCGCTTCGGCGTGATGGTTCTAGGCGTCATGAGCTTGCTCTCCGCTGTGCTGACCTTCAGCGTGATCATGGCCGAGCGTGCTCCCAACACGGCGCTCGCCGGGCTGGCCGCTTCCGGCCCCAATTTGGAAGGCAAGGAAGTGCGCCTAGGCGCAGACGCCACCGCGCTGTGGTCGTCGCTGACCACCAGCACCTCCAACGGCTCGGTCAACGGGATGCACGACAGCTTCACCCCACTGGGCGGCATCGTTCCCCAGATCAACATGTTCCTGAACGACATCTACGGCGGCATCGGTGTGGGCTTCCTCAATATGTTCGTGTTCGTGGTGCTGACCGTCTTTATCGCCGGACTGATGGTGGGGCGTACCCCCGAGCTGTTCGGGCGCAAGATCGAGGTGCGCGAGATGAAAATCGCCGCACTGGTGATCTTGCTCCAGCCGCTGCTGATCTTGGGCCTGACCGCTATCAGCCTGAGCGTGCCAAGTATCACTGCTAACCTCAACCCCGGCTTTCACGGTTTATCTGAAGTCCTCTACGCCTTTAACTCGATGTACGCCAACAACGGCTCGGCCTTCGCCGGACTGGGCACTGGAAACAGCGTCTGGTACAACGTTTCGGGAGCCTGCGAGCTGATTCTGGCCCGCTTCCTTCCGATCTTTGGGCCGCTGGCGATTGCCGGACTGCTCAGCGTCAAGAAGGTCGCTCCCGAAACCAGCGGCACGCTGCGGGTCGACACCCCGATCTTTGCCACCACCCTGCTGACCGTGATGCTGCTGCTGCAACTGCTCAACTTTGGCCCGGCTCTGGTGCTGGGCGGCGTCAGCGAGCAGCTGGTGGGGCAGGCAGCTGCTCGTAAACCGACGGCCAGCTCTCCCGTTCTACCGAACGATTTACAAGCTCAGCTTTCTAGAGGAACGAAATGA
- the kdpC gene encoding potassium-transporting ATPase subunit KdpC, with protein MTTPPIPEPDQLAPDLDSRGGNPLTWISFAILTFLLAGLLYPAVTTLIAGAIFPAQANGSLITVNGKVVGSALVGQTFSGDQYFIGRPSAAGNGYDPTSASGSNLASSNPALRTRVQADSAAIAKREGVSAAQIPADLVTASGSGLDPHISPAGAAIQVARVARVRNLGEEKVRELVSAATEKGVLGLGESGVNVLKLNLALDAAAPTAGR; from the coding sequence ATGACCACTCCCCCCATCCCCGAACCCGACCAGCTCGCCCCAGACCTCGACTCGCGCGGCGGCAACCCGCTCACCTGGATCAGCTTCGCCATCCTGACCTTTCTGCTGGCTGGGCTGCTCTACCCGGCAGTGACTACCCTGATCGCCGGGGCCATCTTTCCCGCGCAGGCCAACGGCAGCCTGATCACCGTGAACGGCAAGGTGGTCGGCAGCGCCCTAGTTGGGCAGACCTTCAGCGGCGATCAGTACTTCATTGGGCGGCCCAGTGCGGCAGGCAACGGCTACGACCCCACCAGCGCCAGCGGCAGTAACTTGGCCAGCAGCAACCCGGCGCTCCGGACGCGGGTACAGGCCGACTCGGCGGCAATTGCCAAACGTGAGGGCGTGAGCGCTGCCCAAATCCCCGCTGATCTGGTCACGGCCTCGGGCAGCGGCCTGGACCCACACATCAGCCCCGCCGGAGCTGCGATTCAGGTGGCTCGGGTGGCGCGGGTCCGTAACTTGGGTGAAGAAAAAGTGCGCGAACTGGTCAGTGCCGCCACCGAGAAGGGCGTGCTGGGGCTGGGCGAATCCGGCGTCAACGTGCTGAAACTCAATCTGGCGCTGGATGCGGCGGCCCCCACAGCCGGGCGGTAA
- a CDS encoding cupin domain-containing protein, with product MPHQHTEHHPVPAFSRRELMQRAAVLGLVSLPLLRGAALAQSTPPAATPSVPLPATRTASDYKLSLAGLPAVAIPTDVSARKGNKAAWPLLTGVSIAQVEIPEGTWRAPHYHTNTSELAVIVQGSAKAGLQTPGQEWMELEMGAGDCVYFPLGWPHWLRNTGSSVLHTYFNYGHEQPATVEVPG from the coding sequence ATGCCCCATCAGCACACAGAGCACCATCCCGTCCCTGCTTTTTCCCGCCGCGAACTGATGCAGCGGGCTGCCGTTTTGGGTCTCGTCAGTTTGCCTCTGCTGCGGGGCGCGGCCCTGGCCCAGTCAACTCCTCCAGCGGCGACCCCGTCAGTCCCCTTACCCGCCACTAGAACGGCCAGCGACTACAAGTTGAGTCTGGCGGGCCTGCCTGCCGTTGCCATCCCCACAGACGTGAGTGCCCGCAAGGGCAACAAGGCGGCCTGGCCACTGCTGACGGGCGTGTCCATCGCCCAGGTGGAAATTCCGGAAGGTACATGGCGAGCGCCGCACTATCACACCAACACTTCCGAATTGGCGGTGATCGTGCAGGGAAGCGCCAAGGCCGGACTGCAAACCCCAGGCCAGGAGTGGATGGAACTGGAGATGGGGGCGGGCGACTGCGTTTATTTCCCATTGGGTTGGCCGCACTGGCTCAGAAACACCGGAAGCAGCGTGCTACACACCTACTTCAATTACGGCCACGAACAACCCGCCACCGTTGAAGTTCCAGGCTGA
- the kdpB gene encoding potassium-transporting ATPase subunit KdpB gives MTVLPSSPTPDSSSKNRPRNIFAPEFVRPAIAASFTKLDPRSVIRNPVMFVVELGAFLTLYIAVANAVTGKTFGYELAVALLLLLTVLFANFAEGLAEARGKAQAASLRAAREGTIARLVGGNQVSSADLKRGDRVVVETGEFIPGDGEIVEGIATVDESAITGESAPVIREAGTDHSGVTGGTKVLSDRIVVEITSQPGESFLDRMIALVEGASRQKTPNEIALSLLLSALTLVFVFVVATLPALSAFVGTTVSITTLVALLVCLIPTTIGGLLPAIGIAGMDRALQANVIAKSGKAVEVAGDVDILLLDKTGTITIGDRQATRFLPLPGVDEKTLARAAMLSSLADPTPEGRSIVVLARQLGVDVEAPESAEFIEFTAQTRMSGVDFQDSNGLISIRKGASSRIASLAQERGGSAPAELQARVDEVARSGATPLSVIQGNQVLGVVALSDIIKPGIRERFDQLRRMGLRTVMITGDNPLTAAAIAAEAGVDSFLAEATPEDKLQMIKDEQRSGKLVAMMGDGTNDAPALAQADVGLAMNSGTQAAKEAGNMVDLDSDPTKLLEVVEIGKQLLITRGALTTFSIANDVAKYFAILPALFVAAFPALGVLNVMQLTSSRSAILSAVIFNALVIPALIPLALRGVKYTPGSADAMLGRNLLIYGLGGIVLPFIGIKIIDVLLTLAHLS, from the coding sequence ATGACCGTCTTGCCTTCCAGCCCCACACCCGACAGCTCCAGCAAGAACCGGCCCAGGAACATCTTCGCTCCCGAGTTCGTGCGTCCGGCCATCGCCGCCTCGTTCACCAAACTCGATCCGCGCAGCGTCATCCGCAATCCGGTGATGTTCGTGGTCGAACTCGGGGCTTTCCTGACCCTCTACATCGCGGTGGCCAACGCCGTCACCGGCAAGACGTTCGGCTATGAGCTGGCAGTGGCCCTGCTGCTGCTGCTCACCGTACTGTTCGCCAACTTCGCCGAAGGGCTGGCCGAGGCGCGGGGCAAAGCCCAGGCCGCCTCGCTACGGGCCGCCCGCGAGGGCACTATCGCCCGTTTGGTCGGCGGTAATCAGGTCAGCAGCGCCGACCTCAAGCGCGGCGACCGGGTGGTAGTGGAAACCGGCGAGTTCATTCCCGGCGACGGCGAGATCGTCGAGGGTATCGCCACGGTGGACGAGAGCGCCATCACCGGCGAGAGCGCCCCAGTCATCCGCGAGGCCGGAACCGATCATAGCGGCGTGACCGGCGGCACCAAGGTGCTGTCTGACCGCATCGTGGTGGAAATCACCTCTCAACCCGGGGAGAGCTTTCTTGATCGGATGATCGCGCTGGTGGAAGGGGCCAGCCGCCAGAAGACCCCCAACGAGATCGCCCTGAGTCTGTTGCTGAGCGCTTTGACGCTGGTGTTCGTCTTCGTGGTGGCGACCCTGCCCGCCCTGAGCGCTTTCGTCGGCACGACAGTTTCCATTACTACGCTGGTGGCGCTGCTGGTCTGTCTGATTCCCACGACGATCGGCGGCCTCCTGCCCGCCATCGGCATCGCAGGAATGGACCGGGCACTGCAAGCCAACGTGATCGCCAAGAGCGGCAAGGCAGTGGAAGTCGCCGGGGACGTGGACATCCTGCTGCTCGACAAGACCGGCACCATCACCATCGGCGATAGGCAGGCGACCCGCTTTCTGCCGCTGCCGGGCGTGGATGAAAAGACGCTGGCCCGCGCCGCCATGCTCTCCTCGTTGGCTGACCCCACCCCGGAAGGCCGCAGCATCGTGGTGTTGGCCCGGCAGCTCGGCGTAGACGTCGAGGCTCCCGAGAGCGCTGAGTTCATTGAGTTCACCGCCCAGACCCGGATGAGCGGCGTGGATTTTCAGGACAGTAATGGGCTGATCAGCATCCGTAAGGGCGCGTCCAGCCGCATCGCCTCGCTGGCCCAGGAACGCGGCGGCAGCGCCCCAGCCGAGTTGCAGGCCCGCGTGGACGAGGTGGCCCGCTCCGGCGCAACCCCGCTGTCGGTCATTCAGGGCAACCAGGTACTGGGCGTGGTGGCGCTGTCCGACATCATCAAGCCCGGTATCCGCGAACGCTTCGATCAATTGCGCCGAATGGGCCTGCGGACCGTGATGATCACCGGCGACAATCCGCTGACCGCCGCCGCGATTGCTGCCGAGGCGGGCGTGGACAGCTTTCTGGCCGAGGCCACCCCCGAAGACAAGCTCCAGATGATCAAAGATGAGCAGCGCAGCGGCAAACTGGTAGCTATGATGGGCGACGGCACCAACGACGCCCCGGCGCTGGCTCAAGCCGACGTGGGCCTGGCCATGAACTCCGGCACGCAGGCCGCCAAGGAAGCCGGCAACATGGTCGACCTTGATTCCGATCCCACTAAGCTGCTGGAAGTCGTCGAGATCGGTAAGCAGTTGTTGATCACGCGCGGGGCGCTCACCACTTTTAGTATCGCCAACGATGTGGCCAAGTACTTCGCCATTCTGCCCGCCCTGTTCGTGGCGGCCTTCCCGGCCCTAGGCGTGCTCAACGTGATGCAGCTCACCAGCAGCCGCAGCGCCATCCTCAGCGCCGTGATCTTCAACGCGCTCGTGATTCCGGCGCTGATCCCGCTGGCCCTGCGCGGCGTCAAGTACACCCCTGGCAGCGCCGACGCCATGTTGGGCCGCAACCTGCTGATTTACGGCTTGGGCGGCATCGTACTGCCGTTTATCGGCATTAAAATCATCGACGTGCTGCTGACTCTGGCGCACCTGAGCTGA
- a CDS encoding cytochrome c biogenesis CcdA family protein, protein MLLLLIAFLGGVLTVASPCVLPVLPVLLSGTVGGRARPAGIIAGFISSFVLLTLFLSAIVAALGISADWLRWGTIGLLFFFGLTLAVPSWQRRFEGLAARAVPQKIGGQPDGFVGGVLVGLTLGLVWTPCVGPILASVTTLALSGSVTAFAAAVTLAYALGVAVPMLTIMRGGRALLHRVPALMHNLSGLQRAFGVVLALFAVGMAFGLDRAAQTFIVDRVPYVQKLTFLEDSDSVQQQVDRSLQ, encoded by the coding sequence ATGCTGCTGCTGCTGATCGCCTTTCTGGGCGGCGTGTTGACGGTGGCCTCGCCCTGCGTGCTGCCGGTCTTGCCGGTGCTGCTGTCCGGCACGGTGGGTGGCCGGGCTAGACCCGCCGGAATCATCGCTGGATTTATCAGCAGTTTCGTGCTGCTGACCCTATTTTTGTCGGCCATCGTCGCCGCGCTGGGCATCAGCGCCGACTGGCTGCGCTGGGGTACAATTGGTTTGCTGTTTTTCTTTGGTCTGACCCTGGCGGTGCCGAGCTGGCAGCGACGTTTCGAGGGATTGGCTGCCCGCGCCGTCCCGCAGAAAATTGGAGGCCAGCCCGACGGCTTTGTCGGCGGCGTGCTGGTGGGTTTGACCCTCGGCTTGGTTTGGACGCCCTGCGTCGGCCCGATCCTGGCGAGCGTAACGACCCTGGCACTCAGCGGCAGCGTCACGGCCTTTGCGGCGGCGGTCACGCTGGCCTACGCGCTGGGCGTGGCTGTGCCGATGCTGACGATCATGCGCGGCGGGCGGGCGCTCCTTCACCGTGTCCCGGCGCTGATGCACAACCTTTCTGGCTTGCAGCGGGCTTTCGGGGTGGTGTTGGCCCTGTTCGCGGTGGGCATGGCCTTCGGATTGGACCGCGCCGCCCAGACCTTCATCGTTGACCGGGTGCCGTACGTTCAGAAGCTGACCTTTCTTGAAGACTCTGATAGCGTGCAGCAGCAGGTGGACAGGTCGTTGCAGTGA